Within Sorghum bicolor cultivar BTx623 chromosome 2, Sorghum_bicolor_NCBIv3, whole genome shotgun sequence, the genomic segment AAGAACTAGGAGAATACCCCACGTGTTGCTACAGGAATACGGTGGATTATGTGGCATGATGACGtagataaataaaatatttatatgTGACATTACAATTGTATGACTAGTGAATTTTACTTGTATATGATAGTGTATTGCTTAGTTGGGCACCTTATATGTTGAAAGGAAATATAGTGACTTGCTGACATTGACACTACAACTGCATAGACTAGTGAATTTTTAATTGTTTATGGTAATATGTTGTTTAGCTGGACACCTTATTACATATTGAAATAGATTGTAAGGGTTAGCTTTAATACCCTGGATTTTGGGATACCGAGAGCACCGAGAGTCTGCGATTGGCTACCAGCAGCGCGGGATCGGAGGGCCACGTGACCAATAAAGAGGCCGTCATGCAGCAGAGAGCCAGAGACGCGGTCGCTGGGAGGCCACAGATTCTCCAGCAGCTATAGATTTTATTTAATATAATATGTGTATATGTGTatacgtgtatatatatagagagagatagGAGGATACAATACAATGGCAACATCTCACACTCTGCCTTTCTTTAAGGACCCGTCTCGCGCGCTCGTAGTAGACCTCACCTCAGTACACAGTCCATGGCTGAAGCAGCAGCCATGCGAGCTGTGCTTGAGGCGCCCGGCGTTAAGGGCCTGGAGGTGCACCGCCTCCCGTGCGACGACGCTACTAACGACAAGGACGCCGTCACTGGTCTTATCCGCCGCATTGTTGTCACGGCAGATCCTCCGGTGAAGAGCGCGTTCAGCGTGCTAAACCTCGGCGAGGTGGTCGAGCTGTTCGCGGCGTGGCGGCGTGGGCTCAAGGGTGTGCCACCGTACTACGCCGTCAAGTGCAACACCAACCCGGCGCTGCTCGGAGCCCTGGCCGCTCTCGGCGCGGGCTTCGACTGCGCCAGCCCCGCCGAGATGGACGCCGTGCTCGCGCTAGGCGTCACCGCCGACCGCATCATCTACGCGAACCCATGCAAGCCCGAGGCACACATCGAGCACGCCGCGCGCGTCGGCGTTGACCTCACCACCTTCgactcggtggaggaggtggacaaGCTGAGGCGCTTCCACCCCAGGTGCAGGCTTCTGCTCCGGCTCAAGGTCCCCGACGCCGGAGACGCCGCCCGGTGGGACCTGGGCACCAAGTACGGCGCGCggcaggaggaggtggcgccgcTCCTGCGCGCCGCGCAGAGCGCGGGCCTGGCGGTCTCGGGCGTCGCGTTCCACGTCGGGAGCGCCGTGTCCCGCGTGGGCGTCTACGACGCTGCCGTGGAGGCGGCCCGCGCGGTgttcgacgccgccgccgcgcgcggcaTGCCGCCCATGCGCATCCTGGACATCGGCGGGGGCTTCATGGCCGGCGCCGCCTCCACGTTCCAGGACGCGTGCGACGTGATAAACTCCGCGCTGACGCGCCACTTTGGGGACGTCCCCggcctccaggtgattggtgaGCCAGGGCGCTACTTCGCCGAGACGCCGTTCACGCTCGCCGCGCGCGTCTTCGGGAAGCGCGCGCGCGGCGAGGTGCGCGAGTACTGGATCGACGACGGCTTCTACGGCACGCTGTGCTGCGTCCACGTCGAGAACTACGTGCCACGCCCTGTGCCAGTGTCGAGTCGCGCTGCCGCCGGAGACGACGAAGGCGGAGAGAGTGATGAGACACACCCGTCGACGGTGTTCGGTCCCACGTGCGACTCGTTGGACGTGGTGGTGAAGGGTTACCATCTGCCGGAGCTACGCATCGGGGATTGGCTTGTGTTCCACGAGGTCGGCGCCTACACCACCGTGCTGAGCTGTAATTTCAATGGCTTTTCCGCGTCCGACATGAAGACCTACGTCGCCTACACCTACTACTCTGTCTAGATTTCGATCTAGAACCctcgttgttgttgttgttgttgttgttgttgttgttgttgttgttgttgttgttgttgtcgtTGTCGTTGTCGTTGTCGTTGTCGTTGTCGTTGTCGTTgtcgttgttgttgttgttgttgttgttcatCTTGCACGCGCCTGCATTGCATACTGGCACGTTATAAATAAGCGTGGATCAACCGGGAGTCCATCCCCCTCCCCCGGCCACCCCCAACCGATGTGGGCTGGTTTTAATAATTGGGGGAAATCCATACATGTCATTGGAATAAACCTAAATCCCTTATTTGCCACCTAAAAACATGATTCTCGTATATGTTAATTGGTGTTAAATTATAATCCATTCCATACGAAAACAAATTGCTTGAATAATCATATGAACATCCAGATTTCAATATTGCTCCTGGACATCCGAAAACACAGAGGAGATCAACAACGAGCAAATGGCGGCTCCGTGAGTCAGGAGGTGGCAGGGATGGATTTCTGATCGAGGAAAGATTGGTTGCTTATTGTGTGGGCGATGTGGGACACATGGTTGTTGACTGCTACTGCTCGGTGCATTGGCTAGCTGCGCTCGTGCTACTACGTACACGGCTACGAGTGTGTCAACGGATGTGGAGTGTAAACCGGTAGAGCGTGCTGGATACTCACATGCATTTAGATTAGGCACCCCATTACAATTTAGTGATCTTCCGAACACGAGTTTCTCATTTCATTGGGATCCTGGTGGTGTCAAACTTCTCCATCGGTTTAGGCGCAAAACGAAGCTAAAGGAGGGAATGTTCAGTGTACACCTTGGGCTTAGTGTTGCTCACTAACGaatttagactcaaaagattcgtctcgtaaatcaattagttattttttaatctatatttaatgctctatgcatatgctgtaagatttgatataataaaaattttgaaaagattttgaattttaGATGCAACTAAACAAGTCAAAGGGAAAAAGATGGATTTCTGTGGAAGCCGGCCTATGTGAGAGAAGTCTCGTTGGATTCCAAGCAGCGGCTTGGGGACAAAGCCTTCTCAAGGAGGAATGTCCGGGAGCTGGTGGGCTGCAGCCCCAGCCCATAGAGGCCATGGGCTATGCTAGTTCAGAGTAGAGAGTACAAAAGGGAAACACGACTCTGCAATTCTGCATGGGAGACACATCAAATATATAGAGAATGTTTATTCGTCTAAAAAGTAATGGCTGAAAATACTGTTCACTAATTTATTGTGAGTAATAAATTTAGAGAAAAGCTCAAACGAATAGGCTCATGATACCAAACAGTTTTCCTTCCTCTCGAATCCTCTCCACCCccataaaaaaaaaaaatcctccaCAGTTCATCTTCTTCCTCCAGATTCCCTTCCTTGCTACTCTGGATGTATCGCTAGTTCTTCCTCCTGCTGTATTGCTACTTCATTCTCTAATTCGATTCCATTCCCCTGTGCAGCTGCTACCATCCAGTTGCAGCGCAGAGTAAGAGCGAACAGAGATCTGACGATTTGTCAACAGGATTTGATTACCCTCAACCGTAATGAATAAATAGTGTGCCATTTTATCATTTGACACATCTAGATCTCATCTGGACGCTAGCAAAAGCGGCATTGAACAAACAGCACGTGCTGCGTCAGACAGGTCATATACTCTCTTATTCAGATCAACTTCGCAGGCTCACTGGCAGATGGACTGCGGAGGAGCCGATTCCGCTAAGCAGATGTGATCAGCAACAAACCCTCAAATACTAAAGAGGACAGATCATATTCATTAAATGCATATACAAAAACTAACAGCCAGCAGAAGATCAGGCATCGGAATACAACAGCTTACATTCCACTGTGACCGAAGTTTGCTGTTGACCAACACCTTCCGCGACAAAaaaaagcagcagcagcaggagcgggAATTCACTCACTTAGCTGCTGAACCCTGCCTTGCAGTATAAACACGAACAAGTACACTGCTAATAGCTAATCCAGAAAAACTACAGTTGAAACTACAAGTTTCTCTGTTCAGATCAGGCAACATCCATTCATTGTAAGCAGAGTACACAATGATCGGCTTGCTACAAAAGCACAAAAAATTACTCATGCTTCTTCTGTACAGGAAAATTCTAGCTACTGGCAATTACAGGATCTGTCGACTGTCGGTACCTGTCTACCTTCCTCCACCACCCTTCAGTCCCTCTCAGGTGCATCTCCTGCATCTTTCCTCGCGCTTAGGTTTCCAGCATATGTCCACACCTTCTCCAGATCACCAGCAAAAAGCTTTTCGACCTTGATTTCTTGTGTCCCTAGATTGTTTTTGTGTAGTGGGGGTTGTCCTCTTCCAGGGCTGCCTGTAACTGGGGTGGAGGAGCAGAAAGTGGGTGTTGCAAATGGAGAGGCATATGGCGTATTCTGAATAGAGAATGGGCTTGGAGAGATCCTCTTCTGAACTGGCACACCTGTGCCCCGATTGAAGATCGACACAGACTCAGCAGCAGCTGATTTCTTTGTAGCATCATCAACATAAATCACATCATCAATTCTTGCAATTATGTTAAATGCCAAGCTCTCCAGAACCCTTGAGTAACTTTCAAGTATTGACTGCCCAACATCCTGGAAAAATATTCAAGAAACAAAGTGAATATTATGATTTGTGTAACTGAAAGAAAGACTTGATCAATTTTGATTTGGCCAGAATAAGTAGATGGTTACTTGTCTTTGCATGAGCTTTACCTTGTTATACTGGATCTTGTTCATGTCAAGGGAAGTTTGTGGCAGACCAGGATATCTCAATCTTAAGCTCTGCAATAGACCATCAGCTCTTTCAGACAAAGTGTGACTCTTTTCCTTATCCCCAACAAGACCCTTCACTTTTCCACCCCAAGATTTCTTTGATTTGGTTTGAGGTGTTGATTTTTTTTGGCCTTTCAGTTTCCAAACATGGATGGCAGCTTCTATTCTGTTTGCCACTTCAAGTGTGTGGTGCTCCGATGACAGATCCAAGCAATCTAGGAGACATTCTGGTGAGAACTGCTCAGCTGTTATGTATCGGTAAATTATCTCACCCAAGCAAGATTTACCACTCTGCAGAAAAGATAAGATATTAGACTACATGAATCACTATGGAAATATCCACATCTGCTCCTGTATTACTGGAGACAAGCTATGTTGGACCAAAGAAAACTATGCACTATTCGCAGACAAAAACAGAGTGGGGATGTCAACAGTGATTTGAAGAACTGAGAAGAGCAGTCACATGCTTGATCTATAGGTTTAATACACACATTCATATTAAATTACACGGATGCATTATAAAGATGATTATACCTTCAAAAGAACACGAGTTACTACAAGAACTGACATGAGCAGTCACATGCTTGAGTGAGAAAGTGCCAAATTGACATTTGTTTTGCATGACAGGTACGCCTCAGTATCGACAAAGAGGAAAagaaatgccttgatacatgcaGTGACATTGTGACAATACTACAAATGCTAAACTCATTCATAACTGAGTTCTGCATCTAGTAAGGCCAGTATTTGCTCATCGAATTATCTACAGTTCTAGATGACCTTAACTTTAATCACTGCCAGACTCATGTTTTATTTAAGGAATGCTAATTAAACATCTTTATGACATTGACAAATGCAGTAAACCAAGCTGGTTAGAAAATTTAAGAGAAGTCCTAGCATATGAGAGTCTATATATCTAAGGACACAAGAATTAGCATTTTCCATACCAAGAACGAAGTGATTAGACTAGAAACATTCAGGCTTTTAAAAAGAAGCATTTATAATGCCGCAGAACATGATCTATTTACTCTCAATGAAATACAAGAGGGAATATAGTTATGACTCTTTAAGCTTTTCCATATCATATTCCGGTCATCAATTAATTCCTCATGACACTAATAACTGGAGGTACCACGGGCTTGCATTGGAAATAAAAATGGTTAGAACTAGAATTGATGACAGCTAGAGTGACAACACTTGCTCATGCAAAAAAACACAAAGCATTGCCATAACTGATGCCCAGCACCTTCACTCAACAAACTGTACTAAAATACATTAACTCAGCTCTACATTTACAAGCGTATATGATAGGAAGTGAGCGGTCCCTTTCACAGGGATTTATGCAATTGGTCCTTTTTTTAACAGGGATTGAAGTACAATGTAGCAAGCACACCACATGGATAGCAGCTGCCAGTGAATTCGTAACTGTAAGTATTTTACCTTGGGCAGTGTCTCCAGGTACACATCGGGGATTTCCATCTCCGCGAGCACGTCGCTGTTAATCGCCATGGCCGCCTTCAGTATCTGGTTTGCACAATCCCTGCTCTGCTGCAGCTTCCTCCTCGCATCCTCGGACAGCCCCTTGGGCGGCACTCGTGGGCAGGGCAACCACCACTTCTCCTCCTGCCGCACCGACGGCCTGCCACaagacgaggaggaggacgacgacgggAACGGCCCCCCACTGTCCTCGACCATCACCCCCCTGTCCACGTACCAGAACTCCGTCCCCTTGAACCCGTCAATCATGGCGAGGAGCATGGCATCGAGCTTCTTGAGCGCGGGGAGATTCATGTAGAGGTCGCTGCGCGGGCGCGGGACCATGACCTCGAACTGGCCGCCGCCTTCGGGGAGCTCCTGGATGGAGGGGGTGAGCTCGACGATGGAGTCGGCGACGGAGAGCAGCCACTCCATCTCCCGCGTCCACATCGCCTTCCTCGCCGTCGCGAGCGGCTCCAGCCTCCACAGCTCGCCGAACACGGTGGCTGGACGACGATGGGCATCGGGAAAGGAAAACCATCAGGAATCCGGGCAATGCGGGTGGAGGAGTATACAGCACGACGGCGGCGGTGAGCCGGTGGGCGCGAGCGTACCGGAGAGGTTGGTGATGGCGTTGGAGATGGCGAGCGCGGTGCAGACGCCCTTGCCGCTGCCGGACATGTCCTCGCCGAGCAGGAGCTTGGCGAAGCGCTCCTTCATCATGTCGATCTCTGGCGCCACGAAACCAGAAGGCAAGAACAAGAACTTGCTGTGAGAGGAAAGAACAAGAGGGGATTTTGGAGTGAGatctaagcaaaagaggagggGTGGCGGGTGCCGCTTACCGGAGAGGTCGGAGACCGGCTTGGAGGAGAGGTAGAAGGCGGTGGCCGACGCCGGGGTGGGgagcgacgaggaggaggacgcgAGGCGGGAGACGGTGGCGGAGGCCGAGGAGGAAGAGGCGAAGCGGCGGGTGGTGGGCGCGGAGCAGTCGCTGGAGGTCTCGGACTCGCTGACGTCGGCGCTTGGGCTGTAGCTCCCGCTGCAGCGGTCCGAGGCGGCCTCGTCCTCCGACGCGCTCGCcattgcggcggcggcggcgaaggcCGGCGGCGGGCAGGCTAAGGTAGCTAGGCGCTGTGGCGGTGGAGAGGGAATCGCATCTGGGAGTGGGATGGGAGGAGGGGAAAGCGATGGGAGCACAGCACACACAGCACGGCTGCAGAGGTGCAGGAGGAGGGCGAGGGCGAGCTCACTGCCTCCGACTGCGCTGCTTCCTCTATTTGTTTATTCCTTTTTCTCCGAGCTCCGCGTTTGTTTTTTAGTGCTAATCTCGTTTGAAATGGTGGGTTAGCGGTGGTGCTAATGATGCTTAGATGCTAGTGTAGTGTAGACTGCCTCTTTGTAGTACTACTAGTACTGTTCATCACGAGTGGGCATCGTATTTCTGTAGTAGTATGTGCGTAGTACGTCATCTAGCTTTTTTGTACAGGTGTCTGCTCGCTTTGAGCGTGAACCGAGTACGTACGTTGAGCAGCTGCTGCTGT encodes:
- the LOC8054995 gene encoding ornithine decarboxylase encodes the protein MAEAAAMRAVLEAPGVKGLEVHRLPCDDATNDKDAVTGLIRRIVVTADPPVKSAFSVLNLGEVVELFAAWRRGLKGVPPYYAVKCNTNPALLGALAALGAGFDCASPAEMDAVLALGVTADRIIYANPCKPEAHIEHAARVGVDLTTFDSVEEVDKLRRFHPRCRLLLRLKVPDAGDAARWDLGTKYGARQEEVAPLLRAAQSAGLAVSGVAFHVGSAVSRVGVYDAAVEAARAVFDAAAARGMPPMRILDIGGGFMAGAASTFQDACDVINSALTRHFGDVPGLQVIGEPGRYFAETPFTLAARVFGKRARGEVREYWIDDGFYGTLCCVHVENYVPRPVPVSSRAAAGDDEGGESDETHPSTVFGPTCDSLDVVVKGYHLPELRIGDWLVFHEVGAYTTVLSCNFNGFSASDMKTYVAYTYYSV
- the LOC8063340 gene encoding rop guanine nucleotide exchange factor 1; amino-acid sequence: MASASEDEAASDRCSGSYSPSADVSESETSSDCSAPTTRRFASSSSASATVSRLASSSSSLPTPASATAFYLSSKPVSDLSEIDMMKERFAKLLLGEDMSGSGKGVCTALAISNAITNLSATVFGELWRLEPLATARKAMWTREMEWLLSVADSIVELTPSIQELPEGGGQFEVMVPRPRSDLYMNLPALKKLDAMLLAMIDGFKGTEFWYVDRGVMVEDSGGPFPSSSSSSSCGRPSVRQEEKWWLPCPRVPPKGLSEDARRKLQQSRDCANQILKAAMAINSDVLAEMEIPDVYLETLPKSGKSCLGEIIYRYITAEQFSPECLLDCLDLSSEHHTLEVANRIEAAIHVWKLKGQKKSTPQTKSKKSWGGKVKGLVGDKEKSHTLSERADGLLQSLRLRYPGLPQTSLDMNKIQYNKDVGQSILESYSRVLESLAFNIIARIDDVIYVDDATKKSAAAESVSIFNRGTGVPVQKRISPSPFSIQNTPYASPFATPTFCSSTPVTGSPGRGQPPLHKNNLGTQEIKVEKLFAGDLEKVWTYAGNLSARKDAGDAPERD